The proteins below are encoded in one region of Alicyclobacillus acidoterrestris:
- a CDS encoding VirB4 family type IV secretion system protein codes for MYYLTVLVTVSADSLVELERACTILEREGGGRGFQLIDAAYLQQEGLLSVAPIGINKLRYPMEVFGSFLANMFPFVSSQFSHRRGPLVGFDLVSKAPMFYDAWHKDLSNANMFVSGVSGSGKSYTVKMIVAHSILHDIQTAIVDWEGEYADLARSMGGIVVTIDYNSTNLMNPCEIEEEDYIDEHTGEKKKRVDINEKIDEMVNFTKYAASLTGTEQLKAAEIALIDRLWKQIYRDEFGFTEDANSLYETRRQMVGDKLQMRTRRKQPQFSDFYKLVVEEAENDTRFIDLRDRLKRITAGESLGLFDCQSKVSLSEAPIIVFDLSKLHENSDLRKLGQYVALEYIIESFIKKNPSQKKRVIVDEAQKALENREGTPAGEYAAVFLDNAFTRIRKRGGSACAASQQFSIFASNKYGASIIRNSDTKLLLKQNELDGPMLKELFGLADHELQRLYDAQQGEVRWDVNGEIVYSYYKATPWEHKLFNTRHVQAEEGA; via the coding sequence ATGTATTACTTGACCGTATTAGTAACGGTATCTGCAGACTCTCTTGTTGAACTAGAACGGGCATGTACGATACTTGAGCGCGAAGGCGGCGGTCGTGGATTCCAACTTATTGATGCTGCGTATCTGCAACAAGAGGGATTGCTCTCTGTCGCGCCAATCGGAATCAACAAATTGCGATACCCAATGGAAGTGTTCGGGTCATTTCTTGCCAACATGTTTCCGTTTGTCTCATCGCAGTTCAGCCATCGACGCGGACCATTAGTGGGCTTCGACTTGGTCTCGAAAGCACCAATGTTCTATGACGCGTGGCACAAGGATCTAAGCAACGCCAATATGTTTGTTAGTGGTGTTTCCGGTAGCGGAAAGAGTTACACAGTCAAGATGATCGTTGCACACTCGATACTCCATGACATCCAGACCGCCATTGTCGACTGGGAGGGCGAATACGCTGACCTCGCTAGAAGCATGGGGGGAATCGTTGTGACCATCGATTACAATTCCACAAACCTCATGAATCCTTGTGAAATCGAAGAAGAGGACTATATCGACGAGCACACAGGTGAAAAGAAAAAACGCGTCGATATCAACGAGAAGATTGATGAAATGGTGAACTTCACAAAGTACGCTGCTTCTCTCACCGGTACTGAACAACTCAAGGCCGCAGAGATCGCGCTCATTGATCGTCTTTGGAAGCAAATCTATCGCGATGAGTTTGGATTTACGGAAGACGCCAACAGCTTATACGAAACTAGGCGGCAAATGGTCGGGGACAAACTCCAAATGCGCACCCGCCGTAAACAACCACAGTTCAGCGACTTCTACAAACTAGTGGTCGAAGAGGCTGAAAATGATACGCGATTCATTGATTTGCGCGACCGTCTGAAACGTATAACCGCAGGTGAATCTCTTGGACTATTTGACTGCCAGTCAAAAGTTTCCTTGTCTGAGGCGCCAATCATTGTATTCGATTTGTCCAAACTTCACGAGAATAGCGATCTTCGTAAACTTGGACAGTACGTTGCACTTGAATACATTATCGAGTCGTTTATAAAAAAGAATCCCTCACAGAAAAAGCGTGTCATTGTGGACGAAGCCCAAAAAGCACTTGAAAACCGTGAAGGTACACCGGCTGGAGAGTACGCCGCAGTATTTCTCGACAACGCATTTACACGTATTCGTAAACGAGGAGGGTCTGCCTGTGCCGCAAGTCAACAGTTCAGTATTTTTGCATCAAATAAATATGGTGCAAGTATCATCCGCAACTCGGATACAAAGCTTCTATTAAAACAAAACGAGCTAGACGGACCTATGCTTAAAGAACTGTTTGGGCTTGCAGACCATGAATTACAAAGGCTCTACGATGCGCAGCAAGGTGAAGTACGATGGGACGTCAATGGTGAAATCGTCTATAGCTACTACAAAGCAACTCCATGGGAACACAAGCTGTTCAATACTAGACATGTACAAGCAGAGGAAGGGGCGTAA